The following proteins are encoded in a genomic region of Chryseobacterium culicis:
- a CDS encoding DAPG hydrolase family protein, whose translation MELTKEVEQLMFKDINNLLSPKPISLEAGIKRLENGMLHVAMRNVMPNCKGKMLDWWFTYFETTEDLKLWHPHDHVVHSGWDNKWIKNENYIGATIHATESLGEIPPVPAVIKFHHPAEIFNPEVLEQAYTNIDVSAVVYARIGFGENTPTDGNGDPMDGYMFHVVRDTPQGCTLRSHFFLGASSAGSNDPLPDEIGFGLMEHCYCEFTYLAQVLPSLYYAENTRGDKAPFLW comes from the coding sequence ATGGAACTTACGAAAGAAGTGGAACAACTTATGTTTAAGGATATAAACAACCTTTTGTCTCCAAAACCTATTTCTCTGGAAGCAGGTATCAAAAGATTGGAAAACGGAATGCTGCACGTAGCGATGAGAAATGTAATGCCCAACTGTAAAGGGAAGATGCTGGATTGGTGGTTTACTTATTTTGAAACAACTGAAGACCTGAAGTTATGGCATCCACATGATCATGTGGTACATAGCGGCTGGGACAACAAATGGATCAAGAATGAAAACTATATCGGGGCTACCATACATGCCACGGAATCATTGGGAGAAATACCTCCTGTGCCGGCAGTCATTAAGTTTCATCATCCTGCAGAAATTTTTAATCCTGAAGTTTTGGAGCAGGCATATACAAATATAGACGTAAGTGCAGTTGTATATGCCAGAATCGGTTTTGGAGAAAATACTCCTACGGATGGCAATGGAGATCCTATGGATGGATATATGTTTCATGTTGTAAGAGATACGCCACAGGGATGTACGTTGAGAAGTCACTTTTTTCTTGGCGCTTCAAGTGCCGGAAGTAATGATCCATTACCGGATGAGATAGGGTTTGGATTGATGGAACATTGCTACTGTGAATTTACGTATCTGGCACAAGTTCTCCCTTCTCTTTATTATGCTGAAAATACAAGAGGCGATAAAGCTCCTTTTCTTTGGTAA
- a CDS encoding helix-turn-helix domain-containing protein — protein sequence MKFIHQIDPSKFIFFELSHAPANYLYRSQRAHFFEIIWMKDYKRGEDNSNEEGGYINFIPPYRSTKPEVEDKKACIIAFDREYLEEDNQEYALDVFNLFNMHGQLSGFAIDRNTAETLQHLTLLIEKEYNNPMGTYLALKALLKVLLLNLIRINQHYFLHQDLNQKRVYQFIMLMDKHYKTERKADFYSKKMGISEKRINQILKEKMDRTLTQLLHERVIVEAKRMLVSCELTIKEIAYHLNFDDPAYFSRFYKKQTGHTPEDFKNQITGM from the coding sequence ATGAAATTCATTCATCAGATTGATCCGTCAAAATTTATTTTTTTTGAACTTTCTCATGCTCCGGCTAATTATCTATACCGTTCTCAACGAGCTCATTTTTTTGAGATTATCTGGATGAAAGATTATAAAAGAGGAGAAGATAATAGCAATGAAGAGGGTGGTTATATAAACTTTATTCCTCCGTATCGTAGTACAAAACCGGAGGTGGAAGATAAAAAAGCTTGTATAATAGCTTTTGATAGAGAATATTTGGAGGAAGATAACCAGGAATATGCCCTGGATGTTTTCAATCTTTTCAATATGCATGGTCAGCTTAGTGGTTTTGCAATAGACCGTAATACTGCAGAAACTTTACAGCACCTCACATTATTGATAGAGAAAGAATATAATAATCCGATGGGAACCTATTTGGCTTTAAAAGCACTTTTGAAAGTTCTCTTACTAAATCTTATCCGTATCAACCAGCATTATTTTTTGCATCAGGATCTCAATCAGAAACGGGTTTATCAATTCATTATGTTAATGGATAAACATTATAAAACAGAACGTAAAGCTGACTTTTATTCCAAAAAAATGGGAATCAGTGAAAAACGGATTAATCAGATTCTGAAAGAAAAAATGGATCGTACACTTACACAGCTGCTCCATGAAAGAGTAATTGTAGAGGCTAAAAGAATGCTTGTTTCCTGTGAATTGACCATCAAAGAAATTGCCTATCATTTGAATTTTGATGATCCTGCCTATTTCTCCCGGTTTTATAAAAAGCAGACAGGCCATACACCGGAGGATTTTAAAAATCAAATTACGGGTATGTGA
- a CDS encoding MarR family winged helix-turn-helix transcriptional regulator, whose translation MIKNTIQQFREASRAYSDASIFMHEAIARKAGLTSADHKYLGLILQHESITAGEISKITGLTTGAVTGLIDRLEKKDLLKRQFIKEDRRKVIIIPNIENSMKLLSPIFDELQQKTLTLISTFSEKEIETIERYFREATLIMKETADHLNHP comes from the coding sequence ATGATTAAAAATACTATACAACAATTCCGTGAAGCCAGCAGAGCCTATTCTGATGCTTCTATTTTCATGCACGAGGCTATCGCCAGAAAAGCAGGACTTACCAGCGCTGATCATAAATATCTTGGACTTATTTTGCAGCATGAATCTATCACAGCTGGGGAAATCTCTAAAATAACAGGTCTTACCACTGGCGCGGTAACCGGATTGATAGACCGTCTGGAGAAGAAGGATCTTCTTAAAAGACAGTTCATTAAGGAAGACCGAAGAAAAGTAATCATTATCCCGAACATTGAGAACAGTATGAAACTACTGAGTCCTATTTTCGATGAATTGCAACAGAAAACGCTTACTCTTATCTCTACTTTTTCTGAAAAGGAAATAGAAACCATTGAACGCTATTTCAGGGAAGCCACCCTCATTATGAAAGAAACGGCAGACCACTTAAACCACCCATAA
- a CDS encoding transposase translates to MELTATYITRAEIWLCLTTLLYFLMNGAQIFETLIFVPKWASSPPDTFKLLQDGQGASLKFFWIILHSLHEIAFILAIIFCWKIDPVRNWLLALFLVHAAVRVWTLTFFAPNIIQFQNLAATSSLSEEIAARISLWKNLNYIRVAIYIALSIGIIPLCIKIFSYRQ, encoded by the coding sequence ATGGAATTAACAGCCACATACATAACCCGTGCAGAAATATGGCTTTGTCTTACTACGTTGCTTTATTTTCTTATGAATGGTGCGCAGATCTTCGAAACGCTCATCTTTGTACCGAAATGGGCTTCTTCCCCACCCGATACATTTAAACTTCTTCAGGATGGACAAGGAGCAAGTCTTAAGTTTTTTTGGATCATTCTTCATTCACTGCATGAAATCGCTTTTATCCTCGCGATTATTTTTTGCTGGAAAATTGATCCGGTAAGGAACTGGCTTTTGGCTTTATTTCTCGTTCATGCAGCTGTAAGGGTCTGGACACTAACATTTTTTGCTCCTAACATTATACAGTTTCAGAATTTAGCTGCAACTTCTTCCCTTTCAGAAGAAATAGCTGCCAGAATATCACTTTGGAAAAATCTTAATTATATTCGGGTAGCAATTTATATTGCTCTTTCAATAGGGATTATTCCTCTTTGTATTAAAATATTCAGTTATCGTCAGTAA
- a CDS encoding DJ-1/PfpI family protein: MKHVKNKETMNVAFLIYDQVEALDLNGPLDVFVKANVICPDSYHCFTVGRTREAVYMEANTMAVVPTYDIDTCPKPDMIVVPGANPEYIMKYIQDKDFQETVLKWIKTHHDAGTVVFTVCTGSMLLSGTGILDDHHITTHSMLLDTLEQYNPEASVIRNVRYIDQEQLITTAGITAGIDAALYLIGKHLGQETADTVIKIFEYQNAKTQIAV; encoded by the coding sequence ATGAAGCACGTAAAAAACAAGGAAACAATGAATGTGGCATTTTTAATTTATGACCAAGTGGAAGCACTTGATTTAAATGGCCCTTTAGATGTTTTTGTTAAAGCGAATGTTATATGTCCGGATAGTTATCATTGCTTTACAGTCGGAAGGACAAGAGAGGCTGTATATATGGAAGCAAATACAATGGCTGTTGTCCCTACTTATGATATAGATACATGTCCCAAGCCAGATATGATTGTCGTTCCCGGAGCAAACCCCGAGTATATTATGAAATATATTCAGGATAAAGATTTTCAGGAAACGGTACTGAAATGGATTAAAACTCATCACGATGCCGGAACAGTAGTATTTACAGTGTGTACAGGGAGTATGCTGCTATCCGGAACGGGTATCCTTGATGATCATCATATTACCACTCATAGTATGCTGTTAGATACTTTAGAACAATATAATCCTGAAGCTAGTGTCATCAGGAATGTACGCTATATTGATCAGGAACAACTAATAACTACAGCAGGAATTACGGCTGGGATTGATGCCGCACTCTATCTGATTGGAAAACATCTGGGTCAGGAAACAGCAGATACAGTCATCAAAATTTTTGAATATCAGAATGCCAAGACTCAAATTGCTGTTTAA
- a CDS encoding GlxA family transcriptional regulator, which yields MKTERPHTGMKNIVLLALPQVQLLDIAGPLDVFTSANRFLNDGREGSGYHVHLVSGTSEKFIYSSSGMPLSCSHTIYDIDFPIDTLLVAGTTLSVLDEISPDVYHFLQNISPEVRRMGSVCVGAFVLAKAGLLEGKKVTTHWKFADTLQKSYPKLEVNVNPFFIRDRPIYTSGGVSSGMDLALALLEEDFGKPLATEVARHLVLHLKRSGMQSQFGNTLPEYEIMSPFTKQVRDLLKDKLSGMITVEYIAESLNMSTRNFSRVFLKDSGMTPGKFLEKMRLDQAKNMLEYTDMSVDMIADKCGLSSAASLRRLFLKNISLSPAQYRKAFKTTE from the coding sequence ATGAAGACAGAAAGACCACATACCGGGATGAAAAATATAGTGCTTTTGGCACTGCCACAGGTGCAGCTACTTGATATTGCAGGACCGTTGGATGTTTTTACATCAGCCAACCGTTTTTTAAATGATGGCAGAGAAGGATCCGGTTATCATGTTCATCTGGTGTCCGGAACTTCAGAAAAGTTCATATATTCCAGTTCAGGAATGCCATTATCTTGCAGTCATACGATTTATGATATTGATTTTCCTATAGATACTTTGCTTGTAGCAGGGACAACTTTGAGTGTACTGGATGAGATCAGCCCTGATGTCTATCATTTTCTTCAAAATATAAGCCCGGAGGTGAGGCGGATGGGTTCTGTTTGCGTGGGTGCATTTGTTCTTGCCAAAGCAGGTCTTCTGGAGGGAAAGAAGGTGACTACCCATTGGAAATTTGCAGATACACTACAGAAATCCTATCCAAAACTTGAGGTGAACGTTAATCCTTTTTTTATTCGGGACAGACCTATCTATACTTCGGGCGGAGTTTCTTCAGGGATGGATCTGGCATTGGCACTCCTGGAAGAAGATTTTGGAAAACCTTTGGCCACAGAGGTTGCCCGCCATCTTGTCCTGCATTTGAAAAGATCCGGAATGCAGTCTCAGTTTGGAAATACATTGCCGGAATATGAAATAATGTCTCCTTTTACAAAACAAGTCCGTGATCTGTTGAAAGATAAACTGAGTGGAATGATAACAGTAGAGTACATTGCCGAGTCCTTGAATATGAGTACCCGTAATTTTTCCAGGGTTTTTCTTAAAGATTCCGGGATGACTCCTGGCAAGTTTCTTGAAAAGATGAGACTGGATCAGGCCAAAAATATGCTGGAATACACCGATATGAGTGTCGATATGATTGCTGATAAGTGTGGTCTTAGCAGTGCCGCTTCGCTTCGCCGCCTATTCCTTAAAAATATTTCACTTTCTCCGGCACAATACCGGAAAGCATTCAAAACCACAGAATAA
- a CDS encoding beta-carotene 15,15'-monooxygenase, with protein sequence MVKRQMPFFKKWAPEWLIKIILFSMTLPGIIIFFLPLTNVNAAAGYYGSEPADIQFSVALFYAGYVGFYSLERRFFSFLAAKEYFLLFTTLQILACLVCYCTREIYILFPVRFIQGMLFAGNVNLSLTLIFTRLSSERGREISFSVFFGILICALPFNNLITADLIDSYNFNIVYKTAIFSYLPGLIFLTLAMSNYRTHARFHLYKLDWQSFGLFSAMLVLIGYITIFGQEYYWLEDNRILGSVIGIVVLGIISVFRQQAIKRPYIDLRVFRYRNFKVGLLILFVMYICRFASGITNNYFAAELHLDPFHISYINIFNLTGLVIGVVIACCMVLQKKNIRYIWGPGFLMLLVFHGLMYYSFDIQADEFNYYIPLFIQGLGVGLIMVPTIIFIISSVPAVIGPSAAATALAIRYLGFCVSIALINFFELFEKSRHYNAFQDHLSAVDPEVKSFLHDQTAKLIARGMPEDKAVKAAHKLLVGRMNVQDHVRFAMDYYEMMAGLLAVSLLLIFLFPYLNRTALYLKSRRLSPA encoded by the coding sequence ATGGTTAAAAGACAAATGCCTTTTTTCAAAAAATGGGCACCAGAGTGGCTTATTAAGATCATTCTTTTTTCAATGACTCTTCCGGGGATCATCATATTTTTTCTTCCTTTGACGAATGTGAATGCTGCTGCCGGATATTATGGAAGTGAGCCGGCAGATATTCAGTTCTCTGTAGCATTGTTTTATGCAGGATATGTAGGCTTTTACAGTCTGGAAAGAAGATTTTTTAGTTTTCTGGCAGCAAAAGAATACTTTCTTCTGTTCACTACACTGCAGATTTTAGCGTGTCTGGTATGTTATTGTACCCGGGAGATTTATATTCTGTTTCCGGTCCGATTTATTCAGGGAATGCTGTTTGCAGGGAATGTAAACCTTTCACTTACTCTTATTTTTACCCGATTGAGCAGCGAGAGGGGACGCGAGATCAGTTTTTCCGTATTTTTCGGGATTTTGATCTGTGCCTTGCCGTTTAATAATCTGATTACTGCGGATCTTATTGACTCTTATAATTTCAATATTGTTTATAAAACGGCCATATTCTCATACCTGCCAGGACTTATTTTCCTGACTCTTGCAATGAGCAACTACAGAACACACGCAAGATTTCATCTGTATAAACTCGACTGGCAGAGTTTTGGACTCTTCAGCGCTATGCTGGTGCTTATTGGGTACATTACCATTTTTGGACAGGAATATTATTGGCTGGAAGATAACCGGATTCTCGGAAGTGTAATAGGAATTGTTGTTTTAGGGATAATCTCTGTATTTCGGCAGCAGGCAATTAAAAGACCTTATATTGATCTGCGCGTTTTCAGATACAGAAATTTTAAAGTGGGTTTGCTGATCCTTTTTGTGATGTACATCTGCAGGTTTGCATCAGGAATTACCAATAATTATTTTGCTGCGGAACTGCATTTGGATCCGTTTCATATTTCCTATATCAATATATTTAATCTTACCGGGCTGGTTATCGGTGTAGTTATCGCCTGTTGTATGGTTTTACAAAAGAAAAACATTCGATATATCTGGGGGCCAGGTTTTTTAATGTTATTGGTTTTTCATGGATTGATGTACTATTCTTTTGATATTCAGGCTGATGAATTTAATTATTATATCCCATTATTCATACAGGGATTAGGAGTCGGGCTGATTATGGTTCCCACAATTATTTTTATTATTTCATCGGTTCCTGCGGTTATTGGCCCTTCAGCTGCTGCAACCGCTTTAGCAATCCGGTATCTGGGTTTTTGCGTGAGTATAGCCCTGATCAATTTTTTTGAACTGTTTGAAAAAAGCCGTCATTACAATGCTTTTCAGGATCATTTAAGTGCTGTTGATCCGGAAGTCAAAAGCTTTCTTCATGATCAGACCGCAAAACTTATTGCCAGAGGAATGCCAGAAGATAAAGCGGTAAAAGCTGCCCATAAACTATTGGTTGGAAGAATGAATGTTCAGGATCATGTCCGTTTTGCAATGGATTATTATGAAATGATGGCTGGGCTTCTTGCAGTTTCATTGTTGTTGATTTTTCTTTTTCCTTATCTGAACCGTACTGCCCTTTATTTGAAATCCCGCCGATTATCACCTGCATAA
- a CDS encoding HlyD family secretion protein — translation MKKKYTPTDRLITKMTGWISLLIVAALAVWGGFTLKNYYAYEQTNDAQVQEYVNPIISRAGGFIVAVKFEENQEVKKGDTLLIIDNREYVLQEKQTQAAIQKARAQLKVLESTTGTTEKEAAAAMAQVDASKAKVWKQQLDYNRYKKLYDEESATKQRLEDVKATLEINESDYQSSQDNYAASRSKINDIQAEKTVVRAEIARLEALLDRHKLDVSYTAVTAAYDGRMGRRTVEVGQMIDAGETLAFIVNNETDKWVVANYKETQIKDMHIGDHVKIVADSYPDREFKGTIISLSPATGSSFSLLPPDNSTGNYVKIVQRIPVRIKVDGMRRDIDVLKVGMNVNVYADKKHSNG, via the coding sequence ATGAAAAAAAAATATACTCCCACCGATAGACTCATCACAAAGATGACAGGATGGATTTCCCTTTTAATTGTTGCTGCACTTGCAGTCTGGGGCGGTTTTACGTTAAAGAATTACTATGCCTATGAGCAGACCAATGATGCACAGGTTCAGGAATATGTGAATCCCATTATTTCGCGAGCCGGAGGATTTATTGTAGCCGTAAAATTTGAAGAAAATCAGGAAGTTAAAAAAGGAGATACACTGCTGATTATTGATAACCGCGAATATGTTCTTCAGGAAAAACAGACTCAGGCAGCGATTCAGAAAGCACGTGCTCAACTAAAAGTGTTGGAAAGTACTACAGGTACTACAGAAAAAGAAGCTGCTGCTGCAATGGCTCAGGTAGATGCCAGTAAAGCAAAAGTATGGAAACAACAGCTTGATTATAACAGATATAAAAAACTTTATGATGAAGAATCTGCTACCAAACAACGTCTTGAAGATGTAAAGGCAACTTTAGAGATCAACGAAAGTGATTATCAATCTTCTCAGGATAATTATGCTGCCTCTAGATCTAAGATTAATGATATTCAGGCTGAAAAAACGGTTGTCCGTGCAGAAATTGCAAGACTGGAAGCTTTATTGGACCGCCATAAACTGGATGTAAGCTATACAGCGGTCACCGCTGCCTATGATGGAAGAATGGGACGAAGAACCGTTGAAGTAGGGCAGATGATTGATGCCGGAGAAACACTGGCATTTATTGTGAATAATGAAACGGATAAATGGGTGGTGGCCAATTATAAAGAAACACAGATCAAAGATATGCACATCGGAGATCATGTGAAAATTGTAGCAGATTCTTATCCGGATAGGGAATTTAAAGGGACTATTATTTCACTTTCTCCCGCCACAGGGTCAAGTTTTTCACTGCTTCCACCTGATAATTCTACCGGAAATTATGTGAAAATTGTACAGCGTATCCCTGTGAGGATCAAAGTAGATGGGATGAGAAGAGATATTGATGTCTTGAAAGTAGGGATGAACGTCAATGTATATGCGGATAAAAAGCATTCCAATGGTTAA
- a CDS encoding TolC family protein — protein sequence MKIYVAGLLMLGISYTLSAQTGSPTKDTIRLSLKDAWQKAEENSRHIRINTINVDIAEAEVKDAKRERLPEIDVKGSVEKASNIPIYENGIFSKPTQHEVIHTLYRAGADFYLNIYNGNKLNLKIKENQTLQKIKDIQKEQSVSDIHYKAAALYLELQKTLIFRDLIKQDIADQKTQLKEIQALYKNGVVLKSDVLRIELELSKRKMTLITIENDILIATQKLNIILGIPDEQIVIPEVPMNQWNENTTYKEYLKLALDHSFNYHVSEQQTELSMIKLKQVKANVRPKIGMYGEFYYANPQIFLYPYNPYWYSLGIVGIKASFSISSLYHNTHKVKAAQLEFEKEEEVHKNTEDQVRQQVKEAYLRYQEALEQIKVAEANVIQAKENARIIKNTYFSQTSLITELLDADIQLLQTKFELEAAKIMAQNNYYLLQNITGIL from the coding sequence ATGAAAATTTATGTCGCCGGATTGCTGATGCTGGGAATTTCCTACACTCTATCAGCTCAAACTGGCAGTCCAACAAAGGATACGATACGACTCTCCTTAAAAGATGCGTGGCAGAAAGCTGAGGAAAACAGCCGCCATATCAGAATTAATACCATCAACGTAGACATTGCCGAAGCCGAAGTGAAAGATGCCAAAAGAGAACGTCTTCCGGAAATTGATGTTAAAGGTTCCGTAGAAAAAGCTTCTAATATTCCTATTTATGAAAACGGAATTTTTTCCAAACCTACACAGCATGAAGTTATCCATACGCTCTACAGAGCGGGAGCAGATTTTTATCTGAATATTTACAATGGAAACAAGCTGAATCTTAAGATTAAAGAGAATCAGACCCTTCAGAAAATTAAGGATATCCAGAAAGAACAGTCGGTTTCTGATATTCATTATAAAGCAGCTGCGCTTTATCTTGAACTCCAGAAAACATTAATTTTCAGGGATCTTATAAAACAGGACATAGCCGATCAGAAAACACAGCTTAAAGAAATACAGGCTCTGTATAAAAACGGAGTTGTTTTAAAAAGTGATGTTTTAAGAATAGAGCTTGAACTGTCAAAACGGAAAATGACTCTGATTACCATTGAAAATGATATTCTCATTGCCACACAAAAGCTGAATATTATTCTGGGTATTCCTGATGAACAGATCGTCATTCCTGAAGTTCCAATGAATCAATGGAATGAAAATACCACCTACAAAGAATATTTGAAACTGGCACTGGATCATTCTTTTAATTATCATGTCTCTGAACAGCAGACAGAACTGAGTATGATCAAACTGAAACAGGTAAAAGCCAATGTAAGACCTAAAATTGGAATGTATGGAGAGTTTTATTATGCCAATCCGCAGATTTTTCTTTATCCCTATAATCCGTACTGGTATTCATTAGGAATAGTAGGAATTAAAGCTTCTTTTTCCATTTCTTCCCTTTATCATAATACCCATAAAGTAAAAGCAGCTCAACTGGAGTTTGAAAAAGAGGAAGAGGTACACAAGAATACAGAGGATCAGGTAAGGCAGCAGGTGAAAGAAGCTTATTTAAGATATCAGGAAGCCCTTGAGCAGATAAAGGTAGCGGAAGCGAATGTCATTCAGGCCAAAGAGAATGCACGGATCATTAAGAATACCTATTTCAGCCAGACCTCTCTGATTACAGAACTGCTGGATGCGGATATACAGCTTCTTCAGACAAAATTTGAATTGGAAGCCGCCAAAATTATGGCACAAAACAATTATTATTTATTACAAAACATTACAGGCATTTTATAA
- a CDS encoding helix-turn-helix domain-containing protein: MGLIAALPDIDKDDKSVFVMHEKSEKLIPFHKHTKGQLSYVEGGIAYITINNRTYVVPARHFFWIPQGMEHILEIGYTATVLRSLYFYAYDDISDPFYSRLGIYPASELLIQMIKYTEIWDEKHVTVKDENFEFLVALKKILPKTHKQPLPIILPATHNKQMMKIVSYLEWNIGEKLTLANISSRFGLSERSLSRLFKADMDISFLQYLKTLRIIKAIELLLNTDKPINEIADDVGYSSISAFSDTFHEFTRSRPSDLRKSNKAIQNSIG, from the coding sequence ATGGGATTAATTGCTGCGCTTCCGGACATTGATAAAGATGACAAAAGTGTATTTGTAATGCACGAAAAATCGGAGAAACTGATTCCTTTTCACAAACATACAAAAGGACAGCTGAGTTATGTAGAAGGCGGTATTGCTTATATTACCATCAACAACAGAACCTACGTAGTTCCGGCAAGACACTTCTTCTGGATTCCGCAGGGAATGGAACATATATTGGAAATTGGGTATACAGCAACTGTTCTGAGATCTCTTTATTTTTATGCCTATGATGATATCTCAGATCCTTTCTACAGCAGGCTGGGAATATATCCGGCATCAGAACTTCTGATCCAGATGATTAAGTACACTGAAATCTGGGACGAAAAACATGTTACCGTAAAAGATGAAAATTTTGAATTTCTGGTGGCTTTAAAAAAAATTCTTCCCAAAACTCATAAACAGCCTTTACCTATTATTCTTCCTGCAACCCATAATAAACAGATGATGAAAATTGTTTCCTATCTGGAATGGAATATCGGGGAAAAGCTTACCCTTGCCAATATAAGCAGCAGATTTGGATTGAGTGAGCGCTCTTTGTCCCGACTTTTCAAAGCAGACATGGACATTTCTTTTCTTCAGTATCTGAAAACATTAAGGATCATCAAAGCCATTGAATTGCTTTTAAATACAGACAAACCCATCAATGAAATTGCTGATGACGTGGGCTACAGCTCCATCAGTGCATTCAGTGATACCTTCCATGAATTTACCCGTTCCAGACCTTCAGACCTGAGAAAGAGTAATAAAGCGATTCAAAATAGTATAGGATAA
- a CDS encoding RrF2 family transcriptional regulator produces MFSKTCEYALRALIYIAQQSKSGSRVGIKDISKSIHSPEHFIAKILQDLSRKGFVQSAKGPNGGFYMDQKNLNTSIADIVREIDGDKLFTGCGLGLDQCSETHPCPLHDQFKSIRQDLRIMLETSKIQMFVDNLDLQLTHLKA; encoded by the coding sequence ATGTTTTCAAAAACCTGTGAATATGCTTTAAGAGCTTTGATCTATATTGCCCAGCAGTCTAAGAGTGGCAGCAGGGTTGGGATTAAAGACATTTCAAAAAGCATTCATTCACCGGAACATTTTATCGCTAAAATTTTACAGGATCTGAGCAGAAAAGGCTTTGTACAGTCTGCTAAAGGTCCGAACGGAGGTTTCTATATGGATCAGAAAAATCTGAATACCTCTATTGCTGATATTGTAAGAGAAATTGACGGAGATAAGCTTTTCACGGGTTGTGGGCTTGGGCTTGATCAATGTTCAGAAACGCATCCTTGTCCGCTTCATGACCAATTTAAGAGCATCAGACAAGATCTGCGAATCATGCTTGAAACTTCAAAAATTCAAATGTTTGTCGATAATCTGGACTTACAGCTTACTCATTTGAAGGCTTAA
- a CDS encoding class I SAM-dependent methyltransferase has translation MKTDPIEKMSGHWLLAKVGKKVLRPGGLALTQKMLTMINITPHDDVVEFAPGLGLTAQLILEKNPKSYIGIDAEENAVKLLQRKFKHSQALFQLGNATHSSLPVQSADKVFGEAMLSMHADHRKSEIVNETKNILKPQGLYAIHELALMPDHLDENVKLHIQKELALAIKVNARPLTVSEWKKLLEKEGFKVLQVETAPMQLLRPQRIISDEGLSGFLKIAGNILTKPKIRSRILQMKKIFKKYEDSLCAVAILAQKI, from the coding sequence ATGAAAACAGATCCTATTGAAAAAATGTCCGGACATTGGCTACTGGCTAAAGTTGGTAAAAAAGTACTCCGCCCTGGAGGTCTGGCGCTCACCCAAAAGATGCTCACCATGATTAATATCACTCCTCATGATGATGTCGTTGAATTTGCACCTGGGCTGGGTTTAACAGCACAACTCATCTTAGAAAAGAATCCAAAATCTTATATAGGAATTGATGCTGAAGAAAACGCTGTAAAACTTTTACAAAGAAAGTTTAAACACAGCCAGGCACTCTTTCAGTTAGGAAATGCAACACACAGCTCATTACCAGTGCAGTCCGCAGACAAAGTTTTTGGTGAGGCGATGCTGAGTATGCATGCAGATCACAGAAAATCTGAAATCGTTAATGAAACCAAAAACATTCTGAAACCTCAGGGGTTATATGCTATTCATGAATTGGCATTAATGCCGGATCACCTGGATGAAAATGTGAAACTGCATATTCAGAAAGAGCTGGCTTTAGCCATTAAAGTCAATGCACGTCCACTGACTGTTTCTGAGTGGAAAAAACTGCTGGAAAAAGAAGGATTTAAAGTTTTGCAGGTTGAAACAGCTCCTATGCAACTTCTAAGACCACAAAGAATCATCAGTGATGAAGGACTTTCCGGATTCTTAAAAATTGCAGGAAATATTCTTACAAAACCTAAAATCCGTTCCCGAATCCTTCAGATGAAAAAAATATTCAAAAAATATGAAGACAGCCTTTGTGCTGTTGCCATTCTTGCTCAAAAAATTTAA
- a CDS encoding c-type cytochrome, producing the protein MKAQFLNIAIILSLSLTALSCSKSETTPIPKAEPYSAEQVIQPQPAAPVPTPSPSPDASKHEGLQLIEGTDCLTCHKIDSKLIGPSYQEVAAKYTETDLDMLAQKIIDGGKGNWGEIPMTPHTGLSKENARQMVKYILSLKK; encoded by the coding sequence ATGAAAGCCCAATTTCTCAATATTGCGATCATCTTAAGTTTATCACTCACAGCGCTTTCCTGCTCTAAAAGTGAAACTACTCCCATCCCCAAAGCAGAACCTTACTCTGCTGAACAGGTAATTCAACCACAGCCCGCAGCGCCAGTTCCCACTCCTTCTCCTTCACCAGATGCCTCAAAACATGAAGGGTTACAACTCATTGAAGGAACTGATTGTCTTACCTGCCATAAAATAGATTCAAAATTAATAGGTCCTTCCTATCAGGAAGTGGCCGCAAAATATACTGAAACAGACCTTGATATGCTGGCACAAAAAATAATTGATGGTGGTAAAGGCAATTGGGGAGAAATTCCGATGACTCCTCATACAGGATTAAGTAAAGAAAATGCCAGACAGATGGTAAAATACATCCTGTCGCTCAAAAAGTAA